GGACGTTTTGCCCTTATCTTAGCCGCAAACTCCCCAACCAGTTGTTTATTAATTCCTTTCACAGAAATAAGCGTGTTCTTTTCAACAGAAACCTGCAACTCCGATGGAATAGGCATTTTTACGGGATGCGATACCCCAATAGAAAGATCCAACAACGTCCCCTGGACAGCAGCTCTAAACCCAACTCCTATCATCTCCAACTTTTTCTCAAAACCTTCGGAGACGCCTTTTACCATGTTTGCAATCAACGCCCAAAAAAGCCCCTGCAAACGACTAGGTCTATCCACAACCTCAGGTGAAGGCTGAACCGAAACATTCCCTTCTCCGAAAGAAACGAC
This is a stretch of genomic DNA from Chlamydiifrater phoenicopteri. It encodes these proteins:
- the rplF gene encoding 50S ribosomal protein L6; this translates as MSRKARDPIQLPKGVEVSLDGEEIVVKGPKGVLSQKLVKEVVVSFGEGNVSVQPSPEVVDRPSRLQGLFWALIANMVKGVSEGFEKKLEMIGVGFRAAVQGTLLDLSIGVSHPVKMPIPSELQVSVEKNTLISVKGINKQLVGEFAAKIRAKRPPEPYKGKGIRYEGEYVRRKAGKAAKTGKK